A genomic stretch from Pseudomonas alkylphenolica includes:
- a CDS encoding DUF2955 domain-containing protein, with translation MAGGGTTGFYLCKLFNWDYGAFFVLYPVLLLGLVPILNPSIIRQFLAQGVVCAVEVALLQGMFGDRPVLMIPIVFLLFLYRFALMARGPLMLFGALATVFLSMQLHFASYPDINVVEMLFSNAVAIWLAILIACVMYVLFPDREPRQPPPASTKDTASLRHEALLGASAATFSFVIFQCFNLFDTLAAQIAGILVLFPMHWKGVHFAGRERALGTIIGCLVAMIIQLIVYTHYDVLPIVGLLLWVGFMLCARWHMMDMGRPGAGFATVTTLAVIFGQDLTMNQDIMQNTAYRLASTCVSVLGMLVVVFLLHRFFNLFEPTRHAKH, from the coding sequence ATGGCTGGTGGGGGTACTACAGGCTTTTATCTGTGCAAGCTTTTCAACTGGGATTACGGTGCATTTTTTGTGTTGTACCCAGTGCTATTGCTGGGGTTAGTACCGATCCTAAATCCGTCCATCATCCGTCAGTTTCTGGCACAGGGTGTGGTGTGCGCAGTAGAGGTGGCGCTGCTGCAGGGGATGTTCGGCGATCGTCCTGTATTGATGATCCCGATTGTGTTTCTGTTATTCCTGTACCGCTTTGCGCTGATGGCGCGCGGACCGCTGATGCTGTTCGGTGCCCTGGCCACGGTGTTCCTTTCCATGCAGCTGCACTTCGCCAGCTATCCGGATATCAATGTGGTGGAAATGCTGTTCAGCAACGCGGTCGCCATCTGGCTGGCGATTCTGATCGCTTGCGTGATGTACGTGCTGTTCCCGGACCGCGAGCCACGCCAGCCACCACCGGCATCGACCAAGGATACCGCGAGCTTGCGTCATGAAGCCTTGCTCGGTGCCTCGGCGGCGACGTTTTCCTTTGTGATCTTTCAGTGTTTCAACCTGTTTGACACCCTGGCGGCGCAAATCGCCGGGATTCTGGTGCTGTTCCCGATGCACTGGAAAGGCGTGCATTTCGCCGGGCGCGAGAGGGCGCTCGGCACCATCATCGGCTGTCTGGTAGCGATGATCATCCAGCTGATTGTTTACACCCACTACGACGTACTGCCGATAGTTGGGCTGTTGCTCTGGGTCGGCTTCATGCTATGCGCGCGCTGGCACATGATGGACATGGGGCGCCCCGGGGCCGGCTTCGCCACGGTAACCACGCTGGCGGTGATTTTCGGTCAGGATCTGACGATGAATCAGGACATCATGCAGAACACGGCTTACCGCTTGGCCTCGACCTGCGTCTCGGTGCTGGGCATGTTGGTGGTAGTGTTTCTGCTGCACCGCTTCTTTAATCTGTTTGAGCCCACCCGACACGCTAAACATTGA
- the wrbA gene encoding NAD(P)H:quinone oxidoreductase, which produces MAKVLVLYYSMYGHLEIMANAVAEGARSVSGADVTLKRVAETISAEQAAAIGVKLDQKAPVATPDELANYDAIIFGTPTRFGNMVGQMRTFLDQTGGLWMSGALVGKIGSVFASTGTQHGGQETTITSFHSTLLHQGMVIVGVPYTCAGLTNMSEITGGTPYGATTLAGADGKRQPSQNELDIARFQGKHVAELAIKLAG; this is translated from the coding sequence ATGGCGAAGGTACTTGTTCTCTATTACTCAATGTACGGCCACCTCGAAATAATGGCTAACGCTGTGGCCGAAGGTGCGCGATCCGTCTCTGGCGCCGACGTGACGCTCAAGCGTGTCGCTGAAACCATCTCGGCCGAACAGGCAGCAGCCATCGGCGTCAAACTTGACCAGAAGGCACCGGTGGCAACACCTGACGAGCTGGCTAATTACGACGCTATCATCTTTGGTACGCCGACGCGCTTTGGCAATATGGTGGGACAGATGCGCACGTTTCTCGACCAGACCGGCGGACTGTGGATGAGCGGTGCCCTCGTCGGGAAGATCGGTAGTGTGTTTGCGTCGACGGGTACGCAGCATGGTGGCCAGGAAACCACTATTACGTCGTTCCACAGCACACTCCTGCATCAGGGGATGGTCATCGTGGGTGTGCCTTACACCTGCGCAGGGCTGACCAACATGAGCGAGATCACCGGCGGCACGCCTTATGGCGCGACCACGCTGGCAGGCGCCGACGGCAAACGGCAACCGTCACAAAATGAACTGGATATTGCGCGTTTCCAGGGTAAACACGTCGCTGAACTCGCAATAAAGCTCGCGGGTTAA
- a CDS encoding TraR/DksA family transcriptional regulator yields the protein MALEDALDLAHFKTLLEQRAAELDRLLEDAESRSQSVELDQSKVGRLSRMDALQQQAMNDAIRSRAQHERVRLQLALKRWHEGEYGWCNQCGELIASGRLEFDPATPFCVTCASRTESG from the coding sequence ATGGCCTTGGAGGACGCCCTCGATCTTGCCCATTTCAAGACCCTGCTGGAACAGCGGGCTGCCGAGCTGGATCGATTGCTGGAAGACGCTGAGTCTCGCTCGCAATCGGTAGAGCTGGATCAAAGCAAGGTAGGGCGTTTGTCGAGGATGGATGCACTCCAGCAGCAAGCAATGAACGATGCCATCCGCAGTCGGGCGCAGCATGAACGCGTCCGCCTCCAACTGGCCCTCAAGCGTTGGCACGAGGGTGAGTATGGCTGGTGTAACCAATGCGGCGAGTTGATCGCCTCGGGCCGCTTGGAATTCGATCCGGCCACGCCGTTTTGCGTCACCTGTGCCAGCCGCACCGAGTCGGGTTGA
- a CDS encoding SulP family inorganic anion transporter translates to MLHSLKQTWFSNIRGDILAGLVVALALIPEAIAFSIIAGVDPKVGLYASFCIAVVIAFVGGRPGMISAATGAMALLMVTLVKNHGLEYLLAATLLCGVLQIAAGYLKLGSLMRFVSRSVVTGFVNALAILIFMAQLPELTNVTWHVYAMTAAGLGIIYLFPYVPKIGKLIPSPLVCIIVLTAVAMSVGLDIRTVGDMGQLPDTLPIFLWPDVPLTFETLAIIFPYSAALAVVGLLESMMTATIVDDLTDTSSDKNRECKGQGVANIASGLIGGMAGCAMIGQSIINVKSGGRSRLSSLAAGVFLLLMVVFLGDWLKQIPMAALVAVMIMVSIGTFSWDSLRNLKKHPLSTNIVMVVTVVVVVATHNLAFGVLAGVLLAAMFFANKVGHYMAISSSLDETSEHRLYAVTGQVFFSSADKFVAAFDFKEALDKVTIDLNRAHFWDITAVAALDKVVIKFRREGTEVEVLGLNEASATIVDRFGVHDKPDAIDQLMGH, encoded by the coding sequence ATGCTCCACTCGTTAAAACAAACCTGGTTTTCCAACATCCGTGGCGACATCCTCGCCGGTCTTGTGGTCGCCCTGGCCCTCATCCCTGAAGCCATCGCCTTCTCGATCATTGCCGGGGTTGACCCCAAGGTCGGCCTGTACGCCTCTTTCTGTATCGCCGTGGTGATCGCCTTTGTCGGTGGCCGACCCGGCATGATCTCGGCCGCAACTGGGGCCATGGCACTGCTGATGGTGACCCTGGTCAAGAATCATGGTCTCGAATACCTGCTGGCTGCCACGCTGCTGTGTGGTGTGTTGCAGATCGCCGCCGGTTACCTGAAGCTCGGCTCGCTGATGCGCTTTGTCTCGCGCTCGGTGGTGACCGGCTTCGTCAATGCGCTGGCAATCCTGATCTTCATGGCTCAGCTGCCCGAGCTGACCAATGTCACCTGGCACGTCTACGCCATGACAGCCGCGGGCCTCGGCATCATCTATCTGTTCCCCTATGTCCCCAAGATCGGCAAGCTCATCCCATCGCCGCTGGTGTGCATCATCGTGCTGACCGCCGTCGCCATGTCGGTTGGGCTGGATATCCGCACGGTCGGTGATATGGGTCAACTGCCAGATACGTTGCCAATCTTCCTCTGGCCTGACGTGCCGCTGACGTTCGAGACGTTGGCCATCATCTTCCCTTACTCGGCAGCGCTGGCCGTGGTCGGTCTGTTGGAATCGATGATGACCGCGACCATTGTCGACGACCTGACCGACACCTCCAGTGACAAGAACCGCGAGTGCAAGGGTCAAGGCGTGGCCAACATTGCTTCGGGCCTAATCGGCGGTATGGCAGGTTGCGCGATGATTGGTCAGTCGATCATCAACGTTAAATCCGGCGGTCGTTCTCGTCTGTCCTCCCTGGCCGCAGGCGTATTCCTGCTACTGATGGTGGTATTCCTCGGCGACTGGCTGAAGCAGATCCCGATGGCTGCGCTGGTGGCAGTGATGATCATGGTGTCCATCGGCACCTTCAGTTGGGATTCGCTGCGCAACCTGAAGAAGCACCCACTGTCGACCAACATTGTCATGGTCGTCACCGTGGTGGTCGTGGTGGCCACCCACAACCTGGCCTTCGGCGTCTTGGCCGGCGTGCTGCTGGCCGCGATGTTCTTCGCCAACAAGGTTGGCCATTACATGGCGATCAGCTCTTCGCTGGACGAAACCAGCGAACACCGCCTCTACGCGGTCACCGGCCAGGTGTTCTTCAGCTCGGCCGACAAGTTCGTCGCAGCCTTCGACTTCAAGGAAGCCTTGGACAAGGTAACCATCGACCTGAACCGTGCCCACTTCTGGGATATAACCGCCGTTGCCGCCCTGGACAAGGTGGTCATCAAGTTCCGCCGCGAAGGCACCGAAGTCGAAGTGCTGGGCCTCAACGAAGCGAGCGCCACTATCGTGGATCGCTTCGGCGTTCACGATAAACCCGACGCCATTGATCAACTCATGGGCCACTGA
- a CDS encoding HlyD family secretion protein, protein MTPDQRFARWVKVGITVFGFVFVYFMVADLWMPLTPQAQLMRPVVRVAPQVSGLVVKVAVDNNAHVQAGQVLFRLDPEPFELAVDEAKLALEQAEQDNDELDSRLAAARAALLAAEANAVEQTRQAKRLHALIGRKLVSQQLFDQTETKRKMALADASAARSTVQELVVRRGQAGVNSLRVRQAQNALDQARLQLEYSQVRAVQAGVISNLQLTSGTYINAGTPVAALVADQTDITADFREKALRYVVPGTEATVVFDALPGMLFDARVTHVDAGVREGQLDPTGELAQPVKSDRWVRDAQRQRLHVKLEQPLPQNLPTGAKATVQLYPGGTPADVLGWVQIRLVGLLHYIY, encoded by the coding sequence ATGACGCCCGATCAACGGTTTGCCCGTTGGGTCAAGGTTGGCATCACGGTTTTCGGTTTTGTGTTCGTCTATTTTATGGTTGCCGATTTGTGGATGCCCTTGACCCCCCAGGCTCAGCTGATGCGGCCCGTAGTACGGGTTGCGCCTCAAGTTTCAGGGTTGGTGGTAAAGGTTGCTGTCGACAACAACGCCCATGTTCAGGCGGGGCAAGTGCTGTTCCGCCTTGACCCGGAGCCGTTTGAGTTGGCTGTAGATGAAGCCAAGCTGGCACTGGAACAGGCCGAGCAAGATAACGATGAACTGGACTCCCGCCTGGCGGCTGCTCGCGCGGCGCTGCTGGCGGCAGAAGCCAATGCGGTGGAGCAGACGCGTCAAGCCAAGCGTCTGCATGCCTTGATTGGCCGTAAGCTGGTTTCGCAACAACTGTTCGATCAGACTGAGACCAAGCGCAAGATGGCGCTGGCTGATGCGAGCGCTGCGCGCTCCACGGTCCAGGAATTGGTAGTCCGCCGTGGTCAAGCTGGTGTCAACAGCCTGCGCGTGCGTCAAGCGCAGAATGCACTGGATCAGGCACGCTTGCAGCTGGAGTACAGCCAGGTAAGGGCTGTTCAGGCTGGCGTGATCAGCAATCTGCAACTGACTTCCGGGACCTACATTAATGCCGGTACTCCCGTTGCAGCTTTGGTGGCCGATCAAACGGATATCACTGCGGATTTCCGTGAAAAGGCGCTGCGGTACGTCGTCCCGGGCACCGAGGCGACCGTGGTGTTCGACGCTTTGCCAGGGATGTTGTTCGATGCCCGGGTAACCCACGTCGACGCCGGTGTACGCGAAGGCCAGCTCGACCCCACTGGCGAACTGGCGCAGCCGGTGAAGTCTGACCGCTGGGTACGGGATGCCCAGCGTCAGCGTCTGCATGTGAAACTGGAGCAACCTTTGCCCCAGAACCTGCCGACTGGAGCCAAGGCCACTGTGCAGCTTTATCCGGGTGGCACTCCAGCGGATGTCCTGGGTTGGGTGCAGATTCGCCTGGTCGGCCTGCTGCACTACATCTACTGA
- a CDS encoding universal stress protein, with amino-acid sequence MTHVIACIDGSASSPAVCDYAAWASLSLEAPLTFLHVLDQRQYPVAANLSGNIGLGSREHLLDELASLDEQRGKLALEQGRIMLAAAKERAMKDGVAAPESKQRHGDLLESLQELQSETRLLVIGRQGESSGGLSQHVGSQLESVIRIMHRPILVTPANFQKPESAMLAFDGGATTRKGVEMLAASPLLKGLPIHLVMVGPVSDEASAQLDWAQKVLINAGFTVRAETRSGEIEPTLHAYQKEHGIDLLVMGAYGHSRIRQFLVGSTTTSMLRTTTSPLLLLR; translated from the coding sequence ATGACCCACGTAATTGCCTGTATCGACGGTTCCGCCTCGTCCCCAGCCGTTTGCGACTACGCAGCCTGGGCCAGTCTGAGCCTGGAAGCACCACTGACCTTTCTGCATGTGCTGGATCAGCGCCAGTACCCGGTTGCAGCGAATCTGAGTGGCAATATCGGGCTTGGCAGCCGCGAGCACCTACTCGATGAGCTTGCTTCCCTGGATGAACAGCGCGGCAAGTTGGCCCTTGAACAAGGGCGGATCATGCTTGCGGCCGCGAAAGAGCGTGCCATGAAGGATGGTGTGGCCGCACCGGAGTCCAAGCAACGCCATGGCGATCTGCTGGAAAGCCTGCAAGAGCTACAAAGCGAAACGCGCCTGCTGGTCATCGGTCGCCAGGGCGAGTCTAGCGGCGGTCTGAGTCAGCATGTCGGAAGCCAGCTGGAGAGCGTGATTCGTATCATGCACCGACCAATCCTGGTCACCCCGGCCAACTTCCAAAAGCCCGAGAGCGCGATGCTGGCATTCGATGGCGGCGCTACTACCCGCAAGGGTGTGGAGATGCTGGCAGCCAGCCCGCTGCTGAAGGGGTTGCCGATCCACCTGGTCATGGTTGGCCCCGTAAGCGATGAAGCATCTGCACAGCTGGACTGGGCGCAGAAAGTGCTGATCAACGCCGGCTTCACTGTTCGTGCCGAGACCCGGAGCGGTGAGATAGAGCCTACCCTGCACGCCTATCAGAAAGAGCATGGCATTGATCTGCTGGTGATGGGGGCCTATGGCCATTCCCGTATCCGGCAATTCCTGGTCGGTAGCACCACGACCAGCATGCTCCGCACCACAACCAGTCCGCTGTTACTGCTGCGCTAA
- a CDS encoding alpha-hydroxy-acid oxidizing protein, whose translation MPAYEQSAINLSRRGVLKLAGAGLAATALAASPVAAQTPEDVSNVDLNLVRRGTDKKLDIFNMDRLEEQAKQIYGHGIYVFVANGSGKQWTLAENQRSWGDYAFVPQRMRGVVRDKIDLSVDLLGLRLPHPFIITPFGSHGLHHPLAEVATARGIAKSGGLLTVSSSSTASMEDIAKVSDGPKWFQIYLTTDDGFSRTVLQRAKAAGFKAIVLTVDAIGQGSSDEYMRLGNPRPWLPYGNFPDGKQPAFKTNLSWADVEMIRNVTGLPVVVKGITRPEDARSAIAAGAAGIQVSNHGGRALDGTAAGITVLPSIAEEVKGEVPLILDSGIRRGTDG comes from the coding sequence ATGCCAGCTTACGAGCAAAGTGCCATCAACCTCTCGCGCCGAGGAGTGCTGAAACTTGCCGGCGCCGGCCTCGCGGCCACGGCGCTTGCCGCCAGTCCCGTGGCCGCCCAGACGCCGGAGGACGTCAGCAACGTCGATCTCAACCTCGTGCGCAGGGGTACCGACAAGAAACTCGACATCTTCAACATGGACCGGCTGGAAGAGCAGGCCAAGCAGATTTATGGGCACGGTATCTACGTGTTCGTGGCCAACGGCTCCGGCAAGCAGTGGACATTGGCCGAAAATCAGCGCTCTTGGGGCGACTACGCATTCGTCCCGCAGCGCATGCGAGGCGTGGTGCGCGACAAGATCGACCTGTCGGTAGATCTGCTCGGGCTGCGCCTGCCGCACCCGTTCATCATTACCCCCTTCGGCAGCCACGGCTTGCACCATCCACTGGCCGAAGTGGCCACAGCGCGCGGCATCGCCAAATCTGGTGGGCTGCTGACCGTTTCGAGCTCGTCCACGGCCAGCATGGAAGACATCGCCAAGGTCAGCGACGGCCCCAAGTGGTTTCAGATCTACTTGACCACTGACGACGGTTTTTCCCGCACAGTGCTGCAGCGTGCCAAGGCGGCGGGTTTCAAGGCTATCGTGCTGACGGTGGATGCTATCGGTCAGGGATCGTCCGACGAATACATGCGCCTGGGCAATCCGCGCCCGTGGCTGCCCTACGGCAACTTCCCGGACGGCAAGCAGCCGGCGTTCAAGACCAACCTGAGCTGGGCCGACGTCGAGATGATCCGCAACGTCACCGGCTTGCCGGTGGTCGTCAAGGGTATCACCCGGCCCGAGGACGCGCGTTCGGCGATAGCGGCTGGCGCTGCGGGGATCCAGGTCTCCAATCACGGTGGGCGGGCGCTCGACGGAACAGCGGCCGGCATCACTGTGCTGCCTTCGATCGCAGAAGAGGTCAAAGGCGAGGTGCCCTTGATTCTTGACAGCGGCATCCGCCGCGGCACTGACGGGTGA
- a CDS encoding recombinase family protein codes for MSDTANKIGTSHLQRAAFVYIRQSSASQVEHNRESTQRQYALAQRATALGWSQQQVNVVDDDLGLSGASTARRGGFARMTAEVALGHVGIILGLEVSRLARNNADWYRPLDLCTMTDTLIGDADGVYNPAHFNDRLLLGLKGTMSEAELHILRARLDGGIRNKAARGELRRGLPTGLVWGEADGEVRLHPDEAVVSALHAVFARFNEFGSARRVWLWLRSENLSFPLQLNRNEQIRWVAPTYNAIYNVLTNPVYAGAYCYGKTRTERYVDKHGTLKTRLRRLPQSQWAVLIREHHEGYIDWATYEANQMRLAANTKPRPHETGGAVREGTALLQGLATCGHCGRSLKTHYRGTNQTPGYHCSNKGIENGRGVYCLNIGGLQIDTAVALAFLHAVEPAGLEAAVQAAERLEADHDAALAQWRLTVERTHYEALRAERRYRAVDPENCLVARGLETQWETQLRELEQAQAELSRREQLRPRTLSPEQRKSLLVLGKDLKQLWDAPNLTVRDRKQLLRTLLEEVSITVQREHYQAHLKLRWRGGKLTECDIALPRSRPATIRTDEDTIALVRRLAEHHPDAIIAGILNAQGRVTARGLRFNQSLVGNLRRHWHIPCFELPAVLPDGELLSIRQAARALGTAPSTLHRWVNDGFIAAEQTTPGAPWRIRITDSLRRRFVEHSPEGYVVMQEATKLLGVSRQTVLQRVKRGELDAVLVCHGRRKGLRIKAVNDQPDLFEHSS; via the coding sequence ATGAGTGACACTGCCAACAAGATCGGTACCAGCCATTTGCAGCGTGCGGCGTTCGTCTACATTCGACAGTCCAGCGCGAGCCAGGTAGAGCACAACCGGGAATCGACACAACGCCAGTACGCGCTCGCACAACGGGCGACTGCCCTCGGCTGGTCCCAACAGCAGGTCAATGTTGTCGACGATGATTTGGGGCTCTCGGGGGCCAGCACCGCTCGCCGGGGCGGCTTCGCGCGGATGACCGCCGAAGTCGCGCTCGGTCACGTCGGCATTATTCTTGGATTGGAGGTCTCCCGTCTGGCGCGTAATAACGCTGACTGGTACCGACCGCTCGACCTCTGCACCATGACCGATACGCTCATCGGCGATGCCGACGGCGTGTACAACCCAGCGCACTTCAACGATCGCCTGTTGCTTGGACTCAAGGGCACTATGAGCGAGGCCGAACTGCACATTCTGCGCGCGCGTCTGGACGGCGGCATTCGCAACAAGGCTGCTCGCGGTGAGTTGCGCCGGGGTCTGCCGACCGGACTGGTGTGGGGCGAGGCCGACGGCGAAGTCAGGTTGCATCCCGATGAAGCCGTCGTGAGCGCACTACATGCCGTGTTTGCACGTTTTAACGAGTTTGGCTCTGCCCGCCGTGTTTGGCTGTGGTTGCGTTCCGAGAACTTATCGTTCCCTCTGCAATTGAACCGCAACGAGCAAATCCGCTGGGTCGCACCGACCTACAACGCCATTTACAATGTGCTCACCAACCCGGTTTATGCGGGAGCCTACTGCTATGGCAAGACGCGCACAGAACGCTATGTCGATAAACACGGCACGCTCAAGACACGCTTGCGGCGTCTGCCTCAATCGCAATGGGCCGTGCTTATCCGTGAGCACCATGAGGGTTATATCGATTGGGCAACCTATGAGGCCAACCAAATGCGTCTGGCTGCAAATACCAAGCCCCGCCCCCATGAAACCGGGGGAGCCGTGAGGGAAGGTACCGCCTTGCTGCAAGGCCTGGCCACCTGCGGCCACTGCGGTCGGTCGCTTAAAACCCACTACCGCGGCACGAATCAGACGCCGGGTTACCATTGTTCGAACAAAGGCATCGAGAATGGTCGTGGCGTCTATTGCCTCAATATTGGTGGCCTTCAGATTGACACCGCCGTTGCGCTGGCCTTCCTGCACGCCGTTGAGCCGGCCGGCCTCGAAGCGGCCGTACAGGCCGCAGAACGTCTTGAGGCCGATCACGATGCAGCACTTGCGCAGTGGCGCCTGACTGTCGAACGGACGCACTACGAAGCGCTGCGTGCCGAACGACGCTACCGTGCCGTGGATCCTGAGAACTGTCTGGTCGCGCGCGGACTTGAAACACAATGGGAGACACAGCTGCGTGAACTCGAACAGGCCCAGGCAGAACTTTCCCGGCGCGAACAGCTTCGACCACGTACGCTGAGCCCTGAACAGCGCAAGAGCCTGCTGGTACTCGGCAAAGACCTCAAACAACTGTGGGACGCACCAAATCTCACGGTGCGTGACAGGAAGCAATTGCTGCGCACGTTGCTCGAGGAAGTCTCCATCACCGTCCAGCGCGAGCACTATCAGGCTCATCTGAAATTACGTTGGCGAGGCGGCAAACTCACCGAATGCGATATCGCGTTACCGCGATCGCGACCCGCGACCATCCGCACCGACGAAGACACCATTGCCTTGGTTCGTCGTCTGGCGGAACACCATCCTGATGCCATCATCGCCGGAATCCTCAATGCGCAAGGTCGGGTGACCGCACGTGGCTTGCGTTTCAACCAGAGCCTTGTGGGCAACCTTCGGCGCCATTGGCACATCCCTTGTTTCGAACTGCCCGCCGTACTCCCTGACGGCGAGTTGCTCAGCATCCGCCAAGCCGCCCGAGCGTTGGGCACTGCGCCGTCCACGCTACATCGCTGGGTCAACGACGGCTTCATCGCCGCCGAACAAACAACGCCCGGTGCGCCTTGGCGTATTCGCATCACCGACTCATTGCGACGCCGCTTCGTTGAACACTCCCCAGAGGGCTACGTCGTGATGCAGGAGGCAACCAAGCTACTCGGTGTTTCCCGTCAAACCGTGTTGCAACGTGTAAAGCGCGGCGAACTCGACGCCGTCCTGGTCTGCCACGGACGACGCAAAGGCTTGCGTATCAAGGCTGTCAACGATCAACCTGACCTCTTCGAACACTCTTCATGA
- a CDS encoding SdiA-regulated domain-containing protein, giving the protein MYLMAKNWLGRTRKVSVWMWALLCLVLLTVFQVRTHHLDDRLYFWIKTHWHTDDWQERSVWLPGYRVELDARPVPGVDNNLSGLTFDPDLKLLWAVTNGPNELLALSRDGDVERRYSLDGFHDVEAVSYAGNGQLVIAEERRQSLVIVDVPIDENGKLSSDRSLSRNQYPALTLALGKEGNKGLEGLAYDLEGDRLFVTKERDPRQLLEVSGLRASLTGGFSLHVRDLSSLVKDKVFATDLSSVVFDQQSGHLILLSDESKLLIEMTDEGTVVSFRSLARGFAGLLKGIPQAEGVTIDDEGYLYVVSEPNLFYRFTRETD; this is encoded by the coding sequence ATGTATTTGATGGCTAAAAACTGGCTGGGCAGAACACGGAAAGTAAGTGTTTGGATGTGGGCGCTTCTGTGCCTTGTGTTGCTCACCGTATTCCAAGTACGTACTCATCACCTTGATGATCGTCTGTACTTCTGGATCAAGACCCACTGGCACACAGACGATTGGCAGGAACGTTCTGTTTGGCTGCCTGGCTATCGGGTTGAACTGGATGCTAGGCCGGTTCCCGGTGTGGACAATAACCTTTCGGGCCTGACCTTCGACCCTGATCTAAAACTGCTGTGGGCGGTTACCAATGGCCCGAACGAACTGCTGGCCCTAAGCCGTGACGGTGACGTGGAGCGACGTTACAGCCTGGATGGCTTCCACGATGTGGAAGCGGTGTCTTATGCCGGCAACGGTCAATTGGTAATTGCCGAGGAGCGTCGGCAGAGCCTGGTTATCGTGGATGTCCCCATCGACGAAAACGGCAAGCTTTCTTCTGACCGCTCATTGAGCCGAAACCAGTATCCAGCTCTGACCTTGGCACTTGGCAAAGAGGGCAACAAAGGCCTTGAAGGGCTCGCCTACGACCTGGAAGGTGACCGCCTGTTTGTGACCAAGGAGCGTGACCCTCGCCAATTGCTTGAGGTGAGCGGCCTTCGTGCCAGTCTGACAGGAGGTTTTTCCCTGCACGTCCGCGACCTGTCCAGCTTAGTAAAAGACAAGGTATTTGCCACTGACTTGTCTTCGGTCGTCTTCGATCAACAGAGCGGTCATCTGATATTGCTGAGCGACGAGTCGAAACTGCTGATTGAAATGACCGATGAGGGCACGGTGGTGAGTTTCCGCTCCTTGGCGAGGGGGTTTGCTGGTTTGCTGAAAGGCATACCCCAAGCCGAAGGCGTAACCATCGACGATGAAGGGTATTTGTACGTGGTCAGCGAGCCGAACTTGTTCTATCGCTTTACCCGCGAGACAGATTGA
- a CDS encoding reverse transcriptase domain-containing protein, which translates to MVSFDEIDHEWMLMFLGHRIADRRLLGLICKWFQAGVMEDGRRVAATKGSPQGAVISPVLANIYLHYVLDLWARQWRQRHARGDVIVVRYADDSVVGFRTQWQAQQFLVQLQERLARFGLSLNASKTRLIEFGRFAARNRRKQGLGKPETFDFLGFTHCCSTNRSGGFQILRLTAKKRMRATLLAIRDELKRRRHEPIRAQGQWLTRVVSGYFNYHAVPGNLIRLGGFRLAASPQTSQPA; encoded by the coding sequence GTGGTTTCCTTTGATGAGATCGACCATGAATGGATGCTGATGTTTCTGGGACACCGGATTGCAGACCGGCGCCTGCTCGGGCTTATCTGCAAATGGTTTCAGGCGGGAGTAATGGAAGATGGCCGTAGGGTAGCTGCTACCAAGGGATCCCCTCAGGGTGCAGTGATTTCACCCGTGTTGGCGAATATCTATCTGCACTACGTGTTGGATCTTTGGGCAAGGCAGTGGCGCCAGCGGCATGCCCGTGGCGATGTAATTGTTGTGCGCTACGCGGACGACAGCGTGGTGGGTTTCAGGACGCAATGGCAGGCTCAGCAGTTTCTGGTGCAATTGCAGGAACGGTTAGCCAGATTCGGTTTATCTCTCAACGCCTCGAAGACCCGGCTGATTGAGTTTGGTCGTTTTGCTGCGAGAAATCGTAGGAAGCAAGGTTTAGGCAAACCGGAGACTTTTGACTTCCTGGGCTTCACGCACTGTTGTAGTACCAACAGAAGCGGTGGGTTTCAAATACTGCGACTGACGGCCAAGAAGCGAATGCGCGCGACGCTGCTGGCTATTCGGGATGAGCTGAAGCGCCGACGGCATGAACCCATCCGGGCTCAAGGGCAATGGCTCACTCGGGTGGTGAGTGGTTACTTCAACTACCACGCGGTGCCGGGAAATCTGATACGTCTTGGTGGTTTTCGTCTGGCGGCAAGCCCTCAAACGTCGCAGCCAGCGTAA
- a CDS encoding alpha-hydroxy-acid oxidizing protein, whose amino-acid sequence MGANAVAIGRPVMFGLALEGASGVDSVIDYLHRETVNTLLHLGANNLGELRSEHVRPAAAPGTYEPLSVGAERLG is encoded by the coding sequence ATGGGCGCCAACGCGGTGGCGATCGGCAGGCCGGTCATGTTCGGCTTGGCGTTGGAGGGTGCGAGCGGCGTCGACAGTGTGATCGACTACTTGCACCGCGAAACCGTGAATACACTCCTGCATCTGGGTGCCAATAACCTCGGCGAGCTGCGTAGTGAGCACGTGCGCCCAGCCGCTGCGCCTGGTACCTACGAGCCGCTGAGCGTGGGAGCAGAGCGGCTGGGCTGA